The segment CGATTTGGTAAGTGGGAGCGTGAGCATGGGCGGGGCATTCGACATCATTCAATTTCTAAACGGCTACTACGACGATGACGTTTACTTCAACAATCCTCCACATTATTTACGCAACATAAGCGATGGCTGGCATCTGGATCGCTGCCGGCAGAACAAGTATGTATTAGCGACAGGAGAGCACGACATGTGCTGGAACGAAAACGAACGTCTCGCCGAAATCATGCGGGACAAGCATATTCCACATCGGCTCGATGTATGGCGCGATCAGACCGGCCACGATTGGCCCTGGTGGCAACGAATGGCGCAGGTGTATTTCGCATAAAGGCAGCAATTAGCGATGATCCATTAGCCATTGGCGAAAGCGCGAGCCCGGCCATTCGGCGGACTATGGCTGCTGCGCAGCCTGGGCTGGAGGCCGGCATGTGCTCAAAGAAGTAGAATAGAAGACCCCTCTGGAGCCTCAAATGGCCACTCACAAAATCGGCATCATCTTTGGCATGGAGAACACTTTTCCTGGCGCCTTCGTCGAAAAAGTCAATTCCATGGGTAATCGCGACGTACATGCGGAGTTCATCAAGATTGGCGGCATTCGTATGGCGGAGCCAAGCGGCTACAGCGTGATCGTTGATCGCATCTCGCATGACATTCCGTTTTATCGTGCGTATCTGAAGAACGCCGCCCTCAACGGCACGATCGTGATCAACAATTCATTTTGGTGGAGCGCCGACGATAAATTCTTCAACTACGCGCTGGCCGAGAAGTTGGGTGTTGCGGTGCCGCCGACCGTGATCCTGCCGCATAAGGAGCATCCACCGGGAACGACCGATCAATCCATGCGCAACCTGATCTATCCCATGAATTGGGATGAGGTCTTCCAATATGTCAAATTCCCAGCGTTTCTCAAGCCATTCAATGGTGGAGGATGGCGCGACGTGTATCACGTGCACACGCCCGAAGATTTCTTCCGTGCCTACGATCAGACGCGCGATCTCTGCATGACGCTGCAGCGCGCAGTGAAGTTCCAGGAATACTTCCGTTGCTACGTTGTCGGGCAAGAGAAGGTACACATCATGCAATACGATCCTCGGCGACCACATCACGAGCGATATGTGAAAGATGGTCCGAAGATCGATCCTAAGCTGCTGGAACGAGTGGAGCGCGATGCGCTCACGCTTTGCCGGGCACTCGGGTACGACTTGAACACGGTCGAGTTCGCGTGCGAGGACCGAATTCCGTATGCAATCGATTTCATGAATCCAGCTCCGGATGCGGACGTGAATTCCGTGGGACAAGATAACTTCGACTGGATCGTCAATGCCGTCGCAGAGCTGGCTGTGAAGAAAGCATTGAGCGACGAGAATCCAGCTCGAGAGCTGCGCTGGTCGGCCTTCCTTGCAGGCGGATCGTCTGGCTCTTCAAAGACCACTGCCGTGAAATCGCCAACAAAAACGCGAATCAAGGCTCCAGCGCAAACGGGTTTGAGTGCCTGAGCGAAAACACCATGAAGCCGTCATTCACCATCGGTATTGAAGAGGAATATCAGACAATCGATCCTGAGACCCGAGATCTGCGTTCGCACATCCACAGCGAGATCATCGCCAAGGGCAAGCGAATCATGGAAGAGCAGATCAAGGCGGAGATGCACCAGTCTGTCGTAGAAGTGGGAACTGGCGTTTGCAAGAACATCAAGGAGGCCAAGAAGGACATTCGCAAGCTGCGCCACGACATGATCAAGCTCGCCAAAGACAATGGACTCTTGCTCGCCGCAGGCGCTACGCATCCCTTTGCCGATTGGCGATCGCAGGAAATTTATCCGGACGAGCGCTACCGCAAAGTCGTCGAGGACTTGCAGCTTGTGGCACGCGCCAACCTGATCTTCGGATTACATGTCCACGTCGGTATTGAGGATCGTGAAACCACGATCCATGTGATGAACCAGGCACGCTATTTTCTGCCGCACCTTCTCGCGCTTTCTGCGAATTCTCCATTCTGGTTGGGAATGAATACGGGACTAAAGTCCTATCGCTGCAAAGTGTTCGACAAATTCCCGCGAACCAACATTCCCAATTCGTATTCCAGCTGGTCGGAGTACGAGAACTTCGTGAATTTACTCATCAAGACCAACTGCATCGATAACGCTAAGAAGATATGGTGGGATATCCGCCCGCATCCGTTCTTCAATACACTCGAGTTCCGAGTGTGCGATATTCCCATGCGTCTCGAAGAGACGATTGCGCTGGCTGCTCTTATTCAGGCCACCATCGCGAAGCTCTATAGGTTGCACTCGCGCAACCAGGGATTTCGCATCTATGGGCGGGCACTGCTCATGGAAAACAAATGGCGCGCTGCTCGCTATGGTCTCGACGGCAAACTGATCGACTTCGGCATTGAAGCCGAGGTCAACGAGCGCGATCTCATTTACGAATATCTGGAGTTTGTTGACGATGTGCTCGACGAGCTAGATAGCCGGGAAGAGATCAACTATATTCATCGTATCCTTGAGATGGGGAACGGCGCTGACCGTCAGCTCAAGGCGTTTGAAGAAACCGGAGATCTGAAGAAAGTGGTCGACTACATGGTGGAAGAGACGAAGGTAGGCGTGTTTGACACCGAAACCGCTTCGGTGACTCACTGATGGGAGTAGTTAGTACGCGCGACAGCGCAATCCGCACGCCAGATCGCCTTAACGTTCCAATCGATCCGGAATTGGCTCCCGGAGCCCGCAATGCGGTTCGCATTTGCCTCCGCATTCAGCCAACGGAAAAAGTCACGATCATTACCGATCTTGTGAGCCGCGAGATTGCGGCGAGCATTGCAAGAGAAGTGGAGACCGTGGGTTCTCCTTTCAATGCATTTGTCCTCG is part of the Acidobacteriota bacterium genome and harbors:
- a CDS encoding carboxylate-amine ligase, whose translation is MKPSFTIGIEEEYQTIDPETRDLRSHIHSEIIAKGKRIMEEQIKAEMHQSVVEVGTGVCKNIKEAKKDIRKLRHDMIKLAKDNGLLLAAGATHPFADWRSQEIYPDERYRKVVEDLQLVARANLIFGLHVHVGIEDRETTIHVMNQARYFLPHLLALSANSPFWLGMNTGLKSYRCKVFDKFPRTNIPNSYSSWSEYENFVNLLIKTNCIDNAKKIWWDIRPHPFFNTLEFRVCDIPMRLEETIALAALIQATIAKLYRLHSRNQGFRIYGRALLMENKWRAARYGLDGKLIDFGIEAEVNERDLIYEYLEFVDDVLDELDSREEINYIHRILEMGNGADRQLKAFEETGDLKKVVDYMVEETKVGVFDTETASVTH